A region of the Gallaecimonas mangrovi genome:
GTGCCACAAATGGCCGGTACCGATGCCCTTTTTGCCAGCCTAAACCGCCAGCCAGGGGTAACGTATTCGGCGCTCACGCCAAATATCATCGGTTTAGAAGCGGCGTTAGCTGCCGGCGCCGACGAAGTCGCGGTATTTGCTGCCGCCTCCGAAAGTTTTAGCCAAAAGAACATCAACTGCAGTATTGATGACAGCCTTAACCGCTTTTTACCGGTCATTGAAAAAGCCAAAGAGGCCGGCATCAAGATACGCGGTTATGTGTCATGCGTACTGGGCTGCCCTTATGAAGGTGCCATCAGCCCGCAGCAGGTTAGCCGGGTTGCCAGCGACTTATGGGACTTGGGTGTTGAAGAAGTCTCGTTAGGCGACACCATTGGTGTTGGCACGCCCCTGGCCACCGCCAAGCTTCTGGAAACCGTGAGTAAACAGGTGCCCTTGGCACATTTAGCGGTCCATTTTCATGATACCTACGGCATGGCCATCGCCAACATTCACCAGGCGCTTAGCATGGGCATTGCCACCGTTGATGCCGCCGTTGCAGGCCTTGGTGGTTGCCCCTACGCCAAGGGCGCTAGCGGCAATGTGGCCAGTGAAGATGTGGTGTATTTACTCAATGGCCTTGGTATTGACCACGGTATCGACCTGGAAAAGCTCTGCACTGCCGGCAATTTCATTAGCCAGCTATTGGGCAGAAGCTCGGCATCGAAGGTGGCAAAAGCGCGCCATTGCCAATAAAAAAGGCCGCTTTATGCGGCCTTTTTTATTTCATGTTGGCAAAAATCGTTGCCACATGCTGGTGGGCATCGGGCAGCTCTTCCACTGTTATCGGTTTGGCAAACAAAAAGCCTTGGCCATTCTGGGCACCCAAAGCAATCACTTGCAGCAGTTCTTGTTCGGTTTCAATACCTTCAACCACCACCTTTAACCCCAGCTTGGCAGAGAGGCCAATCACCATTTCTAAAATAGCGTATTTGTCGGGGTGGGAATCAAGGCCTGACACCAGGCTACGGTCGACTTTTAATATGTCCAGGGGTAACTGGCGAAGGTAGGCAAGCGAAGAATAGCCAGTACCAAAATCATCCAGTGCTACCCGCATCCCCAGCTGCCGCAAGCGCGTTAATATATCAATGGCACTTTTCTGGTCGGCCATTACCGCAGACTCGGTCATTTCAAGCTTAAAGCGGGCCGGTTCAACGCCTTTTTCAGCCAGCATGGCAGCAATGCGGTCTGGCAGCCCTGGGTCGTGCAGCTGCAGTGGTGACAGGTTAACCCCCATGGTAAAGCCACTGGGGTGTAGCACTTTTAAGCGCTCGTCGGCGGCTAAGGCGACCGCCTGTTTCATCACCACTTCACTGATTTGGCGAATAAGGCCGGTTTCCTCGGCCACCGGAATAAAACGTGCTGGGCTGATAATGCCCTTCTTTGGGTGCTCAATCCTTGCCAGTGCTTCGTAGCCGCTGATAACGCCGTCTTCGAAGTTAACGATGGGCTGCAAGCGAATTTTCACCCAGTCATGGCGCAGCGCCATGCGCAGCATTTGCTCGGTATCCAACCGGTCAAGGCTCGACTCACGCATGCTGTCCTCAAATAAGCGAAAATCACTGCCTTGGTTACTGCGCATATCTCTTAACGCCAATTGCGCGGCATAAAGTGCATCCTCGGCGTTCATCGCCTGAATGTCGACTAAATCACAGGCACCAACATGGCAGGTCAGCCATAGCCGCTGCTCGCCAATAGAGAAGGGTTCGTCAAAAAGGGAAATAAGCTCACGGCTAAAATCGGCCAACTGGCGTTGGTCGGAAAACGGCAATACGAAGCCGTATAAGCCGACACTCACCAAGCCCAGCAAGCTGTGATGGTCGACCTTGGTCATTAGGCGTTCAACCACGGTCTCAATCATTGACTGGATCTCATGCCGGGACAGGTTTTCTACTACCAAACCGCGGTTGGCAATATTCAGCAACACCACCGACATGGGTTCACCACGGCGCAGCTTTTCGTCGACAATAAGTTCAAAGTACTGGCTGTTTACCAGCCCGGTATCTTTATCGTGAAAACGGGCTTTGGTGATATCGGAAACGGTGCCAGACATCCACGTGGGTTGCCCTGTTTTTGGGTGGCGGTCACAGACACCGCGGCACAAGATCCAGCGATAGCCGCCAGCGCCATCGGCAAGACGGTACTCCGCCTGAAAGCGCTCAGACACGCCGCTTAAATGCAGGTGCAGCGCCTTTTTAAACTTGCCCACATCGGCAGAATGAATTTGTGACAGCCAATAATCCAGGTCAAAGGTATGGTCAACGGGGCCACGGGCTTCGGCGCCCATCCACTGCGTAGACACATTGACCACATCGGCTACAGGGTCCCATTCCCAAATGCCAACACCGGCACCTTTAACGATTAAATCCAGGCGTTTAGTGCGTTCTAATACCCGCTCTTCCAGCTCATGGCGATTCTGCTCAAGGGATTTGAGGTTTTCCTCAACCGACTCCAGTAAGAAGTTGGTTAATACCGATAGTTTTTGTAAATCCACATCGCTGCTTTGGGTCTGCACTCGAAAGGTGAAATCCTTATCAACAGCTCTGCACAGTTGATCAGCAATATGGTTAATACCTTCTCGCAACAGCTGCTGATTCATGAAGGATCCTGATCAAAATACAATTGGAATTCACAATGGCTATCGCCCTTGTGAGCGCACCGCTTATGTATCAAGCGGCCAGACTCGCCATACTCCTTGAGCAAGCGATAAAAAAGGGCTTCGTAAAGCGCACATAAGGCGTTGGGGGAGCGATAAATAACCCGCAGCCCACCGTCATGCTCGTGCATTTCAAACTTACTGCCAACCCCTTTACGCGTGCTCGCATCGGCGATACTTGCGGCAAAGGTGCTGTGAATGCGCGGCTGGCGATAAAGAAAATCACGGGTTGAGCTGGAAAGCTGATAAAAAAGCGGGAATTGCTGCTTTGATGCTTCGATAAAGCGGTCAGCATAAAGGGCACAAAGGGCCTTTTCATCGAGGCCAAAATACTCACCGGTCGCACCAATTAAGGCAAGGCATTCTTTGTCATCGTAATTACTGTCGATGCGAAAATCTGGCATCGTTTCAAGCCCAGCCTGCTGAGCTACAGCCTCGACGGCATCATCGCCGCCTAGTTCACGAACAGTATTCACCAGCACGTAGTGGATGTAGCCAAGCATCGATTCCCCTTAAATCGGCGAGAACATCATCCCTGAGCTTAATCCATCAAAGCGCCCTTACCTTGATATCGGCAATTAACGCCCAATGTTTACTTGTCTTAGGTTAACGAGGATCACTATGCCCTAAAAAATAAGGGGTTTCAGCAGACTTAGCCAGTCAGCGCCCTTGGTTGCTTCAGTTGTTAGCGCTTAGCCTGAATTCAAGCATGGCAAACGTGGCGCATTGGGGCCACGTTCCTTTAGAGCAACACCAAATCGTCCCGGTGTACGGCAACAGGCCCTCTGTCATAGCCCAGGGCCATGGTAATAGCATCAGAATGCAGCCCCAGGATCTGCGCCATTTCCTCGGCGCTATAACGGCACAGCCCTACCGCCAGCGGCGCGCCGTCAGGGCCCAGTAACCGCACCGCATCACCCCGCTGGAAATGGCCGTCGAGGCGATGCACGCCTTTAGGTAGCAAGCTGGCCCCTTGTTGCAAAACCGCCTTCACGGCGCCTTGGTCAAGGTGTAATTGCCCCACTGCTGGCGGCCCTGCCAAGATCCACTGCTTGCGGTTTTCCAGCGGGTCATCAATGGGTGTAAAACGGGTGCCAATACGCTCGCCTTGGACTAAACGGCGGATAACATCCGGCCCCTGGCCACTGGCGATAACCACGGTAATACCGGCCCGGCGCGCCACATCGGCCGCCTGCAACTTGGTTGCCATGCCGCCGGTACCAAGACCGGAGACACTGCCAACCCGCCAGCTTATGCAAGGTGGCGTCGATGGTTTGCACCTCTGCAATTAGCTCGGCGTGTGGATTAGATCTTGGGTCGGCAGTAAAAAGCCCCGGCTGGTCGGTGAGTAATAGCAGCAGTTCCGCCTTGGCCAAAATAGCCACCCGCGCCGAGAGGTTGTCGTTATCACCAACCTTTATTTCGTTGGTAGCAACAGCGTCGTTTTCATTAATAAGCGGAATAACACCATGGCTTAGCAAGGTACCTAAGGTATCGCGGGCATTTAAAAACCGCTCGCGGTCTTCCAAGTCGGCCCTGGTTAGCAGCATTTGCCCGACATTTAGGCCATAAAGACCAAACAGGTGCTGCCATAACTGCACCAATTGCCCTTGGCCAATGGCGGCCAGCATTTGTTTGTGGGGAAGGTCGAGGGGTAAATGCGGGAAGCCTAGCAGTTCACGGCCGGCAGCAACGGCGCCCGAGGTAACCACTATCACTCTGTGGCCATTTTTTTGCAGCAGCGCACATTGGCGAACCAGCTCTACCATATGCGCCCGGTCCAGCGTTTGGGCGCCCCCGGTCAGTACGCTGGTTCCAAGTTTGACAACGACGATCATCAGCTTGCTTCCGAAACAATCCTGTCTCGTTATAACTGCAAGTTAGGGCCTTGCCAATGCCTCAATGTAGTGTTTTCTACAGACAGAGACATAACGGTCGTTGCCACCTATTTCAACTTGGGCGCCTTCTTTGATGGGCTGACCGTCGGCGCCAACCCGCAGTACGTGGTTTGCTTTGCGGCCACAATGACACACCGTTTTTAGCTCCACCAGTTTGTCGGCCCATGCCAACAGGTACTGCGAACCTGCAAATAGTTCGGCCCGAAAATCGGTGCGAAGCCCAAAAGCCAGCACCGGAATCGCCAGTTCATCAACGATGCGGCACAGCTGGCCTACCTGCTCTTTGCTTAAGAACTGCGCTTCATCGAGCAGCAAACAATGAAAGCGCTGGGTATGAGACATGCCCAGCACCTCGGCAAAAAGGTCGGTGGTGGCTGAAAACAGCTGCGCTTCTCGCTCCAGGCCAATGCGCGAACTAATAACGCCGGTACCTGCGCGGTCGTCAACGGCGGCGGTATACAGCAGCGCATTCATGCCCCGCTCTTCGTAGTTATAAGCTGACTGCAAAAGTGAGGTCGATTTACCGGCATTCATTGCCGAATAATAAAAATAAAGCTGGGCCATCAATGCATCCTTTTTTGGCGCCAGTTTACCCTAAGCCCCCAGTAGCGTCACCGTTGGCGCCGCCTTGTCACATCACAAAAAAACGCGCCTCCAGGGCGCGTTTTTCAAATATAAAAGCTTAGAGTTTGGCCGTAAGCTCCGGCACTATCTCAAAAAGGTCGCCCACCAAGCCGTAGTCAGCCAGCTGAAAAATAGGCGCATCCGGGTCTTTATTAATGGCCACAATCACCTTGGAATCTTTCATGCCAGCTAGGTGCTGAATAGCGCCGCTTATGCCCACCGCAATGTATAAGTCTGGGGCAACAATTTTACCGGTTTGGCCGACCTGTAAATCGTTAGGTACAAAGCCGGCATCCACGGCCGCCCTTGAAGCGCCAATGGCCGCACCCAGTTTGTCAGCCAGGGCGTCCAGTAAGGCAAAATTCTCGCCGCTTTGCAGGCCGCGCCCTCCTGATACCACCACCCGCGCAGAGGTCAGTTCAGGCCTTTCGCTTTGGGTCAGCTGTGCACTCACAAAGCGGCAGCCAGCAAAGTGCTCGGCAAAGTCGACGCTGTTAATGGCAACCGGGCTACCCTGCTCCAGGGCAGCAAAGGCCGAAGGGCGCACCGTTACCACTTTAATGGCGTCAAGGGCTTGCACTGTGGCAATGGCATTACCGGCATAAATAGGCCGGGTAAAGGTATCGGCGCTTTGCACGGCAATAATATCGGACACTTGCGCTACATCCAGCTTGGCCGCAACCCGTGGCATTACCCCTTTCCCCAGGCTTGAGCTGGCAGCCACAAAATGGCTATAACCTTCGGCTAGGCTCAAAATCAGTTGGCTGATATTTTCGGCAAGCGGCGTGGCCAAGGCCGGATTATCGCAATACAACACGCTGTTAATACCGCCAAGCAGAGCCGCCTGTTCAGCCACACTGTGGCATTGGCAGCCGGCGACAAGCACATCGACCTTGCCCCCCATGGCTAGCGCGGCACTCACCACATGGGCGGTTTCGGCCTTAAGTTGCTGATGGTCATGTTCTGCGAGCACAAGGATGTTCATGAGATCACCTTTGCCTGGTTTTTGAGCTTGTCA
Encoded here:
- a CDS encoding EAL domain-containing protein, with translation MNQQLLREGINHIADQLCRAVDKDFTFRVQTQSSDVDLQKLSVLTNFLLESVEENLKSLEQNRHELEERVLERTKRLDLIVKGAGVGIWEWDPVADVVNVSTQWMGAEARGPVDHTFDLDYWLSQIHSADVGKFKKALHLHLSGVSERFQAEYRLADGAGGYRWILCRGVCDRHPKTGQPTWMSGTVSDITKARFHDKDTGLVNSQYFELIVDEKLRRGEPMSVVLLNIANRGLVVENLSRHEIQSMIETVVERLMTKVDHHSLLGLVSVGLYGFVLPFSDQRQLADFSRELISLFDEPFSIGEQRLWLTCHVGACDLVDIQAMNAEDALYAAQLALRDMRSNQGSDFRLFEDSMRESSLDRLDTEQMLRMALRHDWVKIRLQPIVNFEDGVISGYEALARIEHPKKGIISPARFIPVAEETGLIRQISEVVMKQAVALAADERLKVLHPSGFTMGVNLSPLQLHDPGLPDRIAAMLAEKGVEPARFKLEMTESAVMADQKSAIDILTRLRQLGMRVALDDFGTGYSSLAYLRQLPLDILKVDRSLVSGLDSHPDKYAILEMVIGLSAKLGLKVVVEGIETEQELLQVIALGAQNGQGFLFAKPITVEELPDAHQHVATIFANMK
- a CDS encoding heme NO-binding domain-containing protein, producing the protein MLGYIHYVLVNTVRELGGDDAVEAVAQQAGLETMPDFRIDSNYDDKECLALIGATGEYFGLDEKALCALYADRFIEASKQQFPLFYQLSSSTRDFLYRQPRIHSTFAASIADASTRKGVGSKFEMHEHDGGLRVIYRSPNALCALYEALFYRLLKEYGESGRLIHKRCAHKGDSHCEFQLYFDQDPS
- a CDS encoding thymidine kinase, with amino-acid sequence MAQLYFYYSAMNAGKSTSLLQSAYNYEERGMNALLYTAAVDDRAGTGVISSRIGLEREAQLFSATTDLFAEVLGMSHTQRFHCLLLDEAQFLSKEQVGQLCRIVDELAIPVLAFGLRTDFRAELFAGSQYLLAWADKLVELKTVCHCGRKANHVLRVGADGQPIKEGAQVEIGGNDRYVSVCRKHYIEALARP
- a CDS encoding hydroxymethylglutaryl-CoA lyase: MSYPKKVRLVEVGPRDGLQNEQATISLGQRQQLIEMLCAAGSKHIEVGSFVSPKWVPQMAGTDALFASLNRQPGVTYSALTPNIIGLEAALAAGADEVAVFAAASESFSQKNINCSIDDSLNRFLPVIEKAKEAGIKIRGYVSCVLGCPYEGAISPQQVSRVASDLWDLGVEEVSLGDTIGVGTPLATAKLLETVSKQVPLAHLAVHFHDTYGMAIANIHQALSMGIATVDAAVAGLGGCPYAKGASGNVASEDVVYLLNGLGIDHGIDLEKLCTAGNFISQLLGRSSASKVAKARHCQ
- a CDS encoding electron transfer flavoprotein subunit alpha/FixB family protein, translating into MNILVLAEHDHQQLKAETAHVVSAALAMGGKVDVLVAGCQCHSVAEQAALLGGINSVLYCDNPALATPLAENISQLILSLAEGYSHFVAASSSLGKGVMPRVAAKLDVAQVSDIIAVQSADTFTRPIYAGNAIATVQALDAIKVVTVRPSAFAALEQGSPVAINSVDFAEHFAGCRFVSAQLTQSERPELTSARVVVSGGRGLQSGENFALLDALADKLGAAIGASRAAVDAGFVPNDLQVGQTGKIVAPDLYIAVGISGAIQHLAGMKDSKVIVAINKDPDAPIFQLADYGLVGDLFEIVPELTAKL